One part of the Longimicrobium sp. genome encodes these proteins:
- the nadD gene encoding nicotinate-nucleotide adenylyltransferase, which yields MRLGVYGGTFDPPHLGHLVAASETCEALGLHRVLWVPSAVHPLKAGRVRTPPELRLEMVRAAIGGDPRFAADDRELRRQGPSYTVDTLRELRAREPGAELFFITGADILGELHRWREPEEVLRLATLVVVSRAGEALSPSEGVAARAVEITRVDVSSTQVRRLAAAGKSIRYLVPEAVRAVIERERLYRDLSH from the coding sequence GTGCGCCTGGGGGTGTACGGCGGCACCTTCGACCCGCCGCACCTGGGGCACCTGGTAGCCGCGTCGGAAACGTGCGAGGCGCTGGGGCTGCACCGGGTGCTGTGGGTGCCCTCGGCCGTCCACCCGCTGAAGGCGGGACGGGTACGCACACCGCCGGAGCTGCGGCTGGAAATGGTGCGGGCCGCCATCGGCGGCGACCCGCGCTTCGCCGCCGACGACCGGGAGCTGCGCCGGCAGGGCCCGTCGTACACCGTCGACACGCTGCGGGAGCTGCGCGCGCGCGAGCCCGGCGCCGAGCTGTTCTTCATCACCGGCGCCGACATCCTGGGCGAGCTCCATCGCTGGCGCGAGCCCGAAGAGGTGCTTCGCCTGGCTACGCTGGTGGTGGTTTCGCGCGCGGGCGAGGCGCTTTCGCCGTCCGAGGGCGTCGCAGCCCGGGCCGTCGAGATCACCCGCGTGGACGTTTCGTCGACGCAGGTCCGCCGCCTGGCCGCGGCGGGCAAGAGCATTCGATACCTGGTTCCCGAGGCCGTCCGCGCCGTCATCGAGCGCGAGCGGCTGTACCGGGACCTTTCCCATTGA
- a CDS encoding outer membrane protein assembly factor BamD — protein sequence MQPMTYQTPIRRALVALAAAATLGGCAIFRTPPPLTLESAYAQGMRAYEAGRWRRAAELLTQFVTAAGADARLKPALMALGRSHMQARDYVTAASDYLRVATEFPSDPEAIQARFGLCQAYHSLSPRAQLDQEYTVAAITYCDSYASLYPATPDAAQAREWITAMRHKLADKAYQNGFFYFRRGLYDASLVYFNEVLDSYSDTPSAAPALLRLVEAYGRMGYREEEAAARARLLAQFPQSAEARMLPAAAPADSAGR from the coding sequence ATGCAGCCCATGACTTACCAGACACCCATCCGCCGGGCCCTCGTGGCCCTTGCCGCCGCCGCCACCCTGGGGGGCTGCGCCATCTTCCGCACCCCGCCGCCGCTCACCCTGGAGTCGGCGTACGCGCAGGGAATGCGGGCCTACGAGGCCGGCCGCTGGCGCCGCGCCGCCGAGCTCCTCACCCAGTTCGTCACCGCGGCCGGCGCCGACGCGCGGCTGAAGCCCGCGCTGATGGCGCTGGGCCGCAGCCACATGCAGGCGCGCGACTACGTGACCGCCGCCTCCGACTACCTGCGCGTGGCGACCGAGTTTCCCTCGGACCCCGAGGCCATCCAGGCGCGGTTCGGCCTGTGCCAGGCGTATCACAGCCTGTCGCCCCGGGCGCAGCTGGACCAGGAGTACACGGTCGCGGCCATCACCTACTGCGACTCGTACGCCTCGCTGTACCCCGCCACCCCCGACGCCGCGCAGGCCCGCGAGTGGATCACGGCCATGCGGCACAAGCTGGCCGACAAGGCGTACCAGAACGGGTTCTTCTACTTCCGCCGCGGCCTGTACGACGCCTCGCTGGTGTACTTCAACGAGGTGCTGGACTCGTACTCCGACACCCCGTCGGCCGCTCCGGCGCTGCTGCGGCTGGTAGAGGCGTACGGCCGCATGGGGTACCGCGAGGAAGAGGCCGCCGCCCGGGCGCGGCTGCTCGCCCAGTTCCCGCAGAGCGCCGAGGCCCGCATGCTTCCCGCCGCGGCCCCGGCCGACTCGGCCGGACGCTGA
- a CDS encoding tetratricopeptide repeat protein, with amino-acid sequence MTQEPAVEQLIARGRDALARSQYLSALDDLQAAAAQRPGFADVQNMLGLCLSMLGRADEALAAFARATELNPGYVEAHVNQAITLNDLGRVDEARESFRRAAEADEAKGGRFPSAAAARIANLHRELGDAYEQAGAAEEAVAQYRAAVGIRPQFLDIRTRLGRTLIEMGSLDEAAAELEAVLDQNPGFAQARANLGLARFRAGDLDAAEREWRRCLQQQPANAQVSAYLGMLERRRGEARSA; translated from the coding sequence ATGACGCAGGAGCCCGCAGTCGAGCAGCTGATCGCGCGCGGCAGGGACGCGCTGGCGCGCAGCCAGTACCTGTCCGCGCTGGACGACCTGCAGGCCGCCGCCGCGCAGCGCCCCGGGTTCGCCGACGTGCAGAACATGCTGGGGCTGTGCCTGTCGATGCTGGGGCGCGCCGACGAGGCCCTGGCCGCCTTCGCGCGCGCCACCGAGCTGAACCCGGGCTACGTCGAGGCGCACGTCAACCAGGCGATCACCCTCAACGACCTGGGCCGCGTCGACGAGGCGCGCGAGTCGTTCCGCCGCGCCGCCGAGGCCGACGAGGCCAAGGGCGGACGCTTTCCGTCGGCCGCCGCGGCGCGCATCGCCAACCTGCACCGCGAGCTCGGCGACGCGTACGAGCAGGCGGGCGCGGCCGAAGAGGCGGTGGCGCAGTACCGGGCGGCCGTCGGGATCCGCCCGCAGTTCCTCGACATCCGCACTCGCCTGGGCCGCACCCTCATCGAGATGGGCAGCCTGGACGAGGCCGCCGCCGAGCTGGAGGCCGTGCTCGACCAGAACCCCGGGTTCGCCCAGGCGCGCGCCAACCTGGGGCTGGCCCGCTTTCGCGCGGGCGACCTGGACGCGGCCGAGCGCGAGTGGCGGCGCTGCCTGCAGCAGCAGCCCGCGAACGCGCAGGTTTCCGCCTACCTGGGCATGCTGGAGCGGCGCCGCGGCGAGGCCCGGTCCGCGTGA
- a CDS encoding nucleotidyltransferase family protein: MPRTSEPVLGALHLRTWALRVLSSAGSPPPPPPVSREGWGLFLRVERCALALAARGAGPDDPAGSQAIRARAVDESRSILSARAELRRLGEAVRGPGLSLVVLKGAAPLLYGGRQVPMQDVDVLGTPATARAVAEALDRSGFQGQGRAASHRLAVRTQEAGLPVEIHTTAPGLPPAALDRAVPVPHSPLRVLHPADHLLHLLVHSAVHHPDRRGRLRDLLLIADAVARCAPGDLDAVRAAAALEAQAGPVTAQLELASAIANGAEAEVDGFALTAAGSYLMTEAFPRWGLRGAVLEYAWLAGGAAVAARSGAPSARGAHTLGIASAVAPLAWLRRHAPRAEQAARVLLRRGREWALLLPVGLFIARAAERAVRETQGAG; the protein is encoded by the coding sequence ATGCCGCGCACCTCCGAACCCGTGCTGGGCGCCCTTCACCTGCGGACGTGGGCGCTTCGCGTTCTTTCCTCGGCCGGTTCCCCGCCCCCCCCGCCCCCGGTTTCCCGCGAGGGATGGGGGCTGTTCCTGCGGGTGGAGCGGTGCGCGCTCGCCCTGGCCGCACGCGGCGCCGGGCCCGACGACCCGGCCGGGAGCCAGGCGATCCGCGCCCGGGCCGTGGACGAAAGCCGCAGCATCCTGTCCGCACGGGCAGAACTGCGCCGCCTGGGCGAGGCGGTGCGCGGGCCGGGGCTGTCGCTGGTGGTGCTGAAGGGGGCGGCGCCGCTGCTGTACGGGGGGCGGCAGGTGCCGATGCAGGACGTGGACGTGCTCGGCACCCCCGCCACGGCGCGTGCGGTGGCGGAGGCGCTGGACCGGTCCGGGTTCCAGGGGCAGGGCCGGGCCGCCTCGCACCGGCTGGCGGTGCGCACGCAGGAAGCGGGGCTGCCGGTGGAGATCCACACCACCGCCCCCGGCCTCCCTCCCGCCGCGCTGGACCGCGCCGTTCCCGTCCCCCACTCGCCGCTGCGGGTGCTTCACCCCGCCGACCACCTGCTTCACCTGCTGGTGCACTCCGCCGTGCACCACCCCGACCGGCGCGGCCGCCTGCGCGACCTGCTCCTGATCGCCGACGCGGTGGCCCGGTGCGCGCCCGGCGACCTGGACGCGGTGCGCGCGGCGGCGGCCCTCGAGGCACAGGCGGGGCCGGTGACGGCGCAGCTGGAGCTGGCGAGCGCGATCGCGAACGGCGCCGAGGCCGAGGTCGACGGTTTCGCGCTCACCGCGGCCGGAAGCTACCTGATGACGGAAGCGTTTCCGCGGTGGGGGCTGCGGGGGGCCGTGCTGGAATACGCCTGGCTGGCCGGCGGCGCCGCGGTGGCGGCGCGATCGGGAGCGCCGTCGGCGCGCGGCGCGCACACGCTCGGCATCGCCTCGGCCGTCGCGCCGCTGGCCTGGCTGCGGCGCCACGCACCCCGGGCCGAGCAGGCCGCCCGCGTGCTGTTGCGGCGCGGCCGGGAATGGGCGCTGCTGCTGCCGGTGGGGCTGTTCATCGCCCGGGCGGCGGAACGCGCGGTCCGCGAAACGCAAGGGGCCGGGTGA
- a CDS encoding sugar transferase, with translation MSIQEPPSVTAKVTVARIAIPDRAETPPAERYIMTLPRKVVRVLADSAVVGWAVLVSAWLLDVRPETGLMATVVLLLTYPLAFYLSGMYEIDVRVSGRRTLQRLVMASVLVAGIAAPLAYLLDSLRLPHALLLSVLALVMLVHPICNQALNWVMHVSLPPLRVAIVGSGEAAEALVRVMKGSRAHEVVAVCADGGTTLRRIVASRRSGGDSLRDGVEQIIVAVTGPLSQETLDVLLEARTHGVPVTDIIPPYEALTGRVPVNHLTKEWVAFASGFLPHRRFEAKVKRLVDIGASLALLLLFLPVGLVLALLVRLDSPGPVFHRQKRVGANSRVFEIIKFRTMRADAERGTGAVWAVRNDTRITRLGKWLRLSRLDEFPQLVNVLRGEMSLVGPRPERPEFVRLLAERVPYYELRHLVKPGITGWAQVCYPYGASVEDARIKLEYDLYYIRHRTPLFDLRVMAKTLSVLLFAQGSR, from the coding sequence TTGAGCATCCAAGAGCCGCCGTCCGTCACCGCCAAGGTGACCGTCGCGCGCATCGCCATCCCGGACCGGGCCGAAACGCCGCCGGCCGAACGCTACATCATGACGCTCCCCCGGAAGGTGGTGCGCGTCCTCGCCGACTCGGCGGTGGTGGGCTGGGCCGTGCTCGTTTCGGCGTGGCTGCTGGACGTGCGCCCCGAAACGGGGCTCATGGCCACCGTGGTGCTGCTGCTTACCTACCCGCTCGCGTTCTACCTGAGCGGAATGTACGAGATCGACGTGCGCGTCAGCGGGCGCCGTACGCTCCAGCGGCTGGTGATGGCCTCGGTGCTGGTGGCGGGGATCGCCGCGCCCCTGGCGTACCTGCTGGACTCGCTGCGCCTGCCCCACGCGCTGCTGCTGTCGGTGCTGGCCCTGGTGATGCTGGTGCACCCCATCTGCAACCAGGCGCTGAACTGGGTGATGCACGTGTCGCTGCCCCCGCTTCGGGTGGCCATCGTGGGAAGCGGCGAGGCGGCCGAGGCGCTGGTGCGCGTGATGAAGGGAAGCCGGGCCCACGAGGTGGTGGCGGTGTGCGCCGACGGGGGGACCACCCTGCGCCGGATCGTGGCGTCGCGCCGGTCCGGGGGGGATTCCCTTCGCGACGGGGTGGAGCAGATCATCGTGGCGGTGACCGGGCCGCTTTCGCAGGAAACGCTCGACGTGCTGCTGGAGGCGCGCACGCACGGCGTCCCCGTCACCGACATCATCCCTCCGTACGAGGCGCTCACCGGACGCGTTCCCGTGAACCACCTGACCAAGGAGTGGGTGGCGTTCGCCTCGGGGTTCCTCCCGCACCGCCGGTTCGAGGCCAAGGTCAAGCGGCTGGTCGACATCGGGGCGTCGCTGGCCCTGCTGCTGCTGTTCCTGCCCGTGGGGCTGGTGCTGGCGCTGCTGGTGCGGCTGGACTCGCCGGGGCCGGTGTTCCACCGGCAGAAGCGCGTGGGCGCCAACAGCCGCGTCTTCGAGATCATCAAGTTCAGGACCATGCGCGCCGACGCCGAGCGGGGCACCGGGGCGGTGTGGGCGGTGCGCAACGACACCCGGATCACCCGGCTGGGCAAGTGGCTGCGGCTGTCGCGCCTGGACGAGTTTCCGCAGCTGGTGAACGTGCTGCGGGGCGAGATGAGCCTGGTGGGCCCCCGCCCCGAGCGTCCCGAGTTCGTGCGTCTGCTGGCCGAGCGGGTGCCCTACTACGAGCTGCGGCACCTGGTGAAGCCGGGGATCACGGGATGGGCGCAGGTCTGCTACCCATACGGCGCCTCGGTCGAGGACGCCCGCATCAAGCTGGAGTACGACCTGTACTACATCCGCCACCGTACGCCGCTCTTCGACCTGCGGGTGATGGCCAAGACCCTCAGCGTGCTGCTCTTCGCCCAGGGCAGCCGCTAG
- a CDS encoding glycosyltransferase, translated as MTTLELEHAPRAAPDPGAGEDRRVRVLHIITEFVVGGAQDNTFLTVEGLDRSRYRVDLMGGAGGSTEERARRVADRLYVLPDITRSFSVPGHARAVAQIARILRRERYDVVHTHSANAGLVGRWAAALARTRAVVHTYHTVPGEDLSFPRAVRPAYLAMEKATTRVTDRIITVCDSNLHRSVELGLAPARKLTTVVSGIDLRRFEAPSDPGVRRSLGLDEDWPVVGFVARLADQNAPDVFVEAARRYLAGHPRTYFVMVGSGPLADAVRESARPFPQIRVVGQRSDVERILPHFDVYVSTAAWAGLGRSLTEAMITGRPVVATAVGGVPEIVKSGETGVLVPPYDPGAVHAAVASLLADPVLARRLGENARRFVAPRYGAGEMVRGIEAVYEQLLAEPVRKR; from the coding sequence GTGACCACTTTGGAACTCGAGCACGCCCCGCGCGCCGCCCCCGACCCGGGGGCGGGCGAGGACCGCCGCGTCCGGGTGCTCCACATCATCACCGAGTTCGTGGTGGGCGGGGCACAGGACAACACCTTTCTCACCGTCGAGGGGCTGGACCGGTCGCGCTACCGGGTAGACCTGATGGGCGGGGCGGGGGGGAGCACCGAAGAGCGCGCCCGGCGCGTGGCCGACCGGCTGTACGTTCTTCCCGACATCACCCGCTCGTTCAGCGTTCCCGGGCACGCGCGCGCCGTGGCGCAGATCGCCCGCATCCTGCGCCGCGAGCGCTACGACGTGGTGCACACGCACAGCGCCAACGCGGGGCTGGTGGGGCGGTGGGCCGCCGCGCTGGCGCGCACGCGGGCGGTGGTGCATACCTACCACACCGTCCCGGGCGAGGATCTTTCCTTTCCGCGGGCGGTGAGGCCGGCGTACCTGGCCATGGAAAAAGCCACCACGCGCGTCACCGACCGCATCATCACCGTCTGCGACTCCAACCTGCACCGCTCGGTGGAGCTGGGGCTGGCTCCGGCCCGGAAGCTCACTACGGTGGTGAGCGGCATCGACCTGCGGCGCTTCGAAGCTCCCTCCGACCCCGGTGTCCGGCGTTCGCTGGGGCTGGACGAGGACTGGCCCGTCGTGGGGTTCGTGGCGCGCCTGGCCGACCAGAACGCCCCTGACGTCTTCGTCGAGGCGGCCCGGCGGTACCTGGCCGGCCACCCGCGCACCTATTTCGTGATGGTGGGAAGCGGCCCCCTGGCCGACGCAGTGCGCGAGAGCGCCCGGCCATTCCCGCAGATCCGCGTGGTGGGGCAGCGAAGCGACGTGGAGCGGATACTTCCCCACTTCGACGTGTACGTGTCCACCGCGGCGTGGGCCGGGCTGGGGCGCTCCCTCACCGAGGCCATGATCACGGGGCGCCCGGTGGTGGCCACCGCCGTCGGCGGAGTTCCCGAGATCGTGAAGAGCGGGGAAACCGGCGTCCTGGTGCCGCCGTACGACCCCGGCGCGGTGCATGCGGCAGTGGCCTCGCTGCTGGCCGACCCCGTCCTGGCCCGGCGCCTGGGCGAGAACGCGCGGCGCTTCGTGGCCCCCCGCTACGGGGCGGGCGAGATGGTTCGCGGCATCGAGGCGGTGTACGAGCAACTGCTGGCCGAGCCGGTGCGTAAACGCTGA